From a single Cinclus cinclus chromosome 16, bCinCin1.1, whole genome shotgun sequence genomic region:
- the PLD6 gene encoding mitochondrial cardiolipin hydrolase, whose translation MGAMRAAGAAAAAAATAVALAVAAWRRARPVREVLFFPSRPCCIEALLAEAAEPGAPARPCPCPLPSGDTALSRLVRRLLSARRSLDLCLFSFSCPQLARAVQLLHRRGVRVRLVTDAQYMGLHGSQIGRLRHAGIQVRHDQHSGYMHHKFAIVDRRMLITGSLNWTTQAIQSNRENVLVVEDAEYVKAFQDEFERIWEEYNPANYSFSSERQ comes from the exons atGGGGGCCATgagggcggcgggggcggcggcggcggcggcggcgaccGCGGTGGCGCTGGCGGTGGCGGCCTGGCGGCGAGCCCGGCCCGTGCGGGAGGTGCTGTTCTTCCCCTCGCGGCCCTGCTGCATCGAGGCGCTCCTGGCCGAGGCTGCCGAGCCCGGAGCGCCCGCCCGGCCCTGCCCGTGCCCGCTGCCGAGCGGCGACACCGCCCTGAGCCGCCTGGTGCGCCGCCTCCTCTCCGCCCGCCGCTCGCTCGATCTCTgcctcttctccttctcctgcccGCAGCTCGCCCGTGCCGTGCAGCTCCTGCACCGCCGCGGGGTCCGCGTCCGCCTGGTGACGGACGCGCAGTACATGGGGCTGCACGGTTCGCAGATCGGCCGCCTGCGCCACGCGG GGATCCAGGTGCGCCACGATCAGCACAGCGGGTACATGCACCACAAGTTCGCCATCGTGGACCGGAGGATGCTCATCACAGGCTCCCTCAACTGGACCACCCAGGCCATCCAGAGCAACCGGGAGAACGTGCTGGTCGTGGAGGACGCCGAGTATGTGAAGGCTTTTCAGGATGAGTTTGAAAGGATTTGGGAAGAGTACAATCCTGCCAATTACAGTTTTTCTTCCGAAAGGCAGTAA